Proteins found in one Pseudomonas sp. P8_241 genomic segment:
- the aspS gene encoding aspartate--tRNA ligase: MMRSHYCGQLNESLEGQEITLCGWVHRRRDHGGVIFLDIRDRDGLAQVVFDPDRAESFAAADRVRSEFVVKITGKVRLRPAGATNANMASGMIEVLGYELEVLNESETPPFPLNEFSDVGEETRLRYRFLDLRRPEMAEKLRLRSRMTTSIRRFLDENGFLDVETPILTRATPEGARDYLVPSRTHAGSFFALPQSPQLFKQLLMVAGFDRYYQIAKCFRDEDLRADRQPEFTQIDIETSFLDEKEIMGLTEQMIRNLFKEVLGLEFGDFPHMTFEEAMRRYGSDKPDLRNPMELVDVADQLKEVDFKVFSGPANDPKCRIAALRVPGGASMPRKQIDDYTKFVGIYGAKGLAYIKVNERAAGVEGLQSPIVKNIPEANLNVILDRVGAVDGDIVFFGADKAKIVSEALGALRIKLGHDLKLLTCEWAPMWVVDFPMFEENDDGSFSALHHPFTAPKCTPQELEANPAGALSRAYDMVLNGTELGGGSIRIHRKEMQQSVFRLLGINEAEQEEKFGFLLDALKYGAPPHGGLAFGLDRLVMLMTGAQSIREVIAFPKTQSAADVMTQAPGQVDAKALRELHIRLRETPKAE; the protein is encoded by the coding sequence ATGATGCGCAGCCATTATTGCGGCCAACTGAACGAAAGCCTGGAAGGCCAGGAAATTACCCTTTGCGGATGGGTCCACCGTCGCCGTGACCACGGTGGGGTGATTTTCCTCGATATCCGTGATCGTGACGGTCTGGCCCAGGTAGTGTTCGATCCAGACCGTGCAGAAAGCTTTGCCGCCGCCGACCGCGTACGCAGCGAGTTCGTCGTGAAGATCACCGGCAAGGTTCGCCTGCGTCCGGCCGGTGCTACCAACGCCAACATGGCGTCGGGCATGATCGAAGTCCTGGGTTATGAACTGGAAGTGCTGAACGAGTCGGAAACCCCGCCGTTCCCACTGAACGAGTTCTCCGACGTTGGCGAAGAAACCCGCCTGCGTTATCGCTTCCTCGACCTGCGTCGCCCGGAAATGGCCGAGAAGCTGCGTCTGCGTTCACGCATGACCACCAGCATCCGTCGCTTCCTGGACGAGAACGGCTTCCTCGACGTCGAGACGCCGATCCTGACCCGTGCCACCCCGGAAGGCGCACGTGACTACCTGGTGCCTAGCCGTACTCACGCTGGTTCGTTCTTCGCCTTGCCGCAATCGCCGCAGCTGTTCAAGCAACTGCTGATGGTGGCCGGGTTCGATCGTTACTACCAGATCGCCAAGTGCTTCCGCGACGAAGACCTGCGCGCCGACCGCCAGCCGGAATTCACCCAGATCGACATCGAGACCAGCTTCCTCGATGAAAAAGAGATCATGGGCCTGACCGAGCAAATGATCCGCAACCTGTTCAAGGAAGTGCTGGGTCTGGAATTCGGTGATTTCCCGCACATGACCTTCGAAGAAGCCATGCGCCGCTACGGTTCCGACAAGCCTGACCTGCGTAACCCGATGGAACTGGTTGACGTTGCCGACCAGCTCAAGGAAGTCGATTTCAAGGTGTTCAGCGGCCCGGCCAACGACCCGAAATGCCGTATCGCCGCCTTGCGCGTTCCGGGCGGGGCAAGCATGCCGCGCAAGCAGATCGACGATTACACCAAGTTCGTCGGCATCTACGGTGCCAAGGGCCTGGCGTACATCAAGGTCAACGAGCGCGCTGCCGGTGTTGAAGGTCTGCAGTCGCCGATCGTGAAAAACATCCCTGAGGCCAACCTCAACGTGATCCTCGATCGCGTTGGCGCGGTCGATGGCGACATCGTGTTCTTCGGCGCCGACAAGGCCAAGATCGTCAGCGAAGCCCTGGGTGCGCTGCGGATCAAGCTCGGTCACGACCTGAAACTGCTGACTTGCGAGTGGGCACCGATGTGGGTCGTCGACTTCCCGATGTTCGAAGAAAACGACGACGGCAGCTTCAGCGCCTTGCACCACCCGTTCACCGCGCCGAAGTGCACGCCGCAAGAGCTTGAGGCCAACCCGGCCGGCGCTCTGTCCCGTGCCTACGACATGGTGTTGAACGGTACCGAGCTGGGTGGCGGTTCGATCCGTATTCACCGCAAAGAGATGCAACAGTCGGTGTTCCGTCTGCTGGGCATCAACGAAGCGGAACAGGAAGAGAAATTCGGCTTCCTGCTCGACGCCCTGAAGTACGGCGCACCGCCGCACGGTGGCCTGGCCTTCGGTCTGGACCGTCTGGTGATGCTGATGACCGGCGCCCAGTCGATCCGTGAAGTGATCGCCTTCCCGAAAACCCAGAGCGCGGCAGATGTCATGACTCAGGCGCCGGGTCAGGTGGATGCCAAGGCATTGCGCGAATTGCATATTCGTCTGCGCGAAACGCCTAAGGCCGAGTAA
- a CDS encoding zinc ribbon domain-containing protein gives MPMYDYQCASCGHQLEAIQKISDAPLVDCPACQAPELKKMLSMPGFRLSGSGWYETDFKTGTKKNLAGGDKAD, from the coding sequence ATGCCGATGTACGATTATCAATGTGCTTCCTGTGGTCATCAGTTGGAAGCCATTCAAAAGATCAGCGATGCACCGCTGGTCGACTGCCCTGCCTGTCAGGCGCCAGAGCTTAAAAAGATGCTGTCCATGCCGGGCTTCCGCCTCAGCGGCAGCGGTTGGTACGAAACCGATTTCAAGACCGGTACCAAGAAGAATCTGGCCGGCGGCGACAAAGCTGACTAA
- a CDS encoding ribbon-helix-helix domain-containing protein: MVYGRETQGRDNTRSEIMIDPFVREFDMGLVRPLSRSVRLNGFATCLRLEQVYWDILADMARINCCTVSTLLSHVDREVHLRHGGVKNFSGLVRVVCVVHNLREVVMSQPSH; the protein is encoded by the coding sequence ATGGTTTATGGCAGAGAAACACAGGGGCGGGACAATACACGTAGTGAAATAATGATTGATCCATTCGTCCGTGAATTTGATATGGGGCTGGTACGGCCTTTGTCTCGTTCCGTGCGCTTGAACGGCTTTGCGACCTGTTTGCGACTTGAGCAGGTTTATTGGGATATTCTGGCGGACATGGCCAGGATCAATTGCTGCACGGTAAGCACCCTGTTGTCTCACGTGGATCGCGAAGTACATTTGCGCCATGGCGGGGTAAAGAATTTCAGTGGATTGGTGCGGGTCGTCTGTGTTGTGCACAATCTCAGGGAAGTGGTGATGTCCCAGCCATCGCATTAA
- a CDS encoding Dps family protein has translation MAIDIGISEEDRKSIVDGLSRLLSDTYVLYLKTHNFHWNVTGPMFRTLHLMFEEQYTELALAVDSIAERIRALGFPAPGAYSVYARLSSIKEEAGVPAAEDMIKQLVEGQEAVTRTARGIFPLLDKVSDEPTADLLTQRMQVHEKTAWMLRALLDQ, from the coding sequence ATGGCAATCGATATCGGTATCAGTGAAGAGGATCGCAAGTCCATCGTCGACGGACTGTCGCGTCTGTTGTCGGACACCTATGTTCTTTATTTGAAAACCCATAATTTTCATTGGAACGTCACCGGGCCCATGTTTCGGACCCTGCACTTGATGTTCGAAGAGCAGTACACCGAACTGGCGCTGGCGGTCGATTCCATCGCCGAGCGCATTCGCGCCCTCGGGTTTCCTGCACCCGGTGCTTATTCTGTTTATGCGCGCCTCTCTTCTATCAAAGAGGAGGCGGGGGTGCCTGCTGCAGAAGACATGATCAAACAATTGGTCGAAGGCCAGGAAGCCGTGACACGCACTGCGCGAGGCATTTTCCCGTTGCTCGACAAGGTCAGCGACGAACCGACGGCAGATCTGCTGACCCAGCGTATGCAGGTTCACGAGAAAACCGCGTGGATGTTGCGCGCGTTACTGGACCAATAA
- a CDS encoding cold-shock protein: MLKIVHLLIGAAALLLSFIPSLHPEALPYLQQPDALYLAFFGLLNLTLAPVIPYWNKGPRHQLQNLVSALLVLAVVLQTLTLIAPMPVIAGQPAVLFSLVAALVAVALHLAISFYKSSPATASPSYDMTNRDTGTVKWFNTSKGFGFISRDSGDDIFVHFRAIRGEGHRVLVEGQRVEFSVMNRDKGLQAEDVIAALPRR, encoded by the coding sequence ATGTTGAAAATCGTCCACCTGTTGATAGGTGCAGCGGCTTTGCTGCTGTCCTTCATCCCTAGCCTGCATCCCGAAGCCTTACCCTACCTGCAACAACCCGACGCCCTTTACCTGGCCTTTTTCGGCCTGCTCAACCTTACTCTTGCTCCCGTCATTCCTTACTGGAACAAAGGCCCGCGTCATCAACTGCAGAACCTGGTCAGTGCCTTGCTGGTACTGGCTGTGGTTCTGCAAACATTGACGCTGATCGCACCGATGCCCGTCATTGCCGGCCAACCCGCCGTTCTGTTCAGCCTGGTAGCGGCGCTTGTTGCCGTAGCCTTGCACCTGGCCATCAGCTTTTACAAATCATCACCTGCAACGGCATCACCAAGCTATGACATGACCAACCGCGATACCGGCACCGTCAAGTGGTTCAATACGTCGAAAGGCTTCGGCTTTATTTCCCGCGATTCCGGCGACGATATCTTCGTGCACTTCAGGGCCATTCGTGGCGAAGGACATCGCGTCCTGGTCGAAGGCCAACGCGTAGAGTTCTCTGTCATGAACCGTGACAAAGGCCTGCAAGCCGAAGACGTGATCGCCGCATTGCCACGACGCTGA
- a CDS encoding SlyX family protein: protein MSLEERVTDLESRLAFQDDTIQALNDVLVAQQRVVERLQLQMAALLKRQEEMVGQFESFEEDAPPPHY, encoded by the coding sequence ATGAGCCTTGAAGAGCGCGTGACTGATCTGGAAAGTCGTCTGGCGTTTCAGGATGACACCATTCAGGCATTGAATGATGTACTGGTGGCGCAACAGCGGGTGGTTGAGCGCCTGCAGCTGCAGATGGCGGCACTGCTCAAGCGGCAGGAGGAAATGGTCGGTCAGTTCGAGTCTTTTGAAGAAGACGCCCCACCGCCGCACTACTAG
- a CDS encoding HIT domain-containing protein → MFDLDPRLQQDTLPIGDFPLCRLLLSNDSNYPWFILVPRREAISEIFQLDVSDQLQLFQETTALAETLKDAFDADKLNVAALGNVVSQLHMHVIVRKREDVAWPAPVWGKHPAKPYGSEQIAAIHERLRLVLTDGFTFLED, encoded by the coding sequence GTGTTCGATTTAGATCCACGCCTTCAACAAGACACGTTGCCGATCGGAGACTTTCCGCTCTGTCGGTTACTGCTGTCCAACGACTCGAATTATCCCTGGTTCATCCTGGTGCCACGTCGCGAAGCTATCAGCGAGATATTTCAGTTGGATGTCTCTGATCAGTTGCAGTTGTTTCAGGAAACCACGGCGCTGGCGGAAACCCTCAAGGACGCCTTTGACGCAGACAAATTAAATGTCGCGGCTTTGGGTAATGTTGTCAGTCAATTGCACATGCACGTCATCGTGCGCAAACGCGAAGACGTCGCGTGGCCGGCACCGGTATGGGGGAAGCATCCCGCCAAGCCTTACGGTTCGGAACAAATCGCTGCCATTCACGAACGGTTGCGTCTGGTATTGACCGATGGTTTTACGTTTTTGGAGGACTGA
- a CDS encoding OprD family porin: MRVMKWSMIALAVAAAASTQLATAAPFVSDQAEAKGIVEDSTLNLLVRNYYFNRDNKDSGSRDQKDWTQGIWGNFSSGYTQGLIGVGVDAFGYLAIKLDGTDENAGSGNLSLNDQGQNKDSQGKAGGALKLRVSKTELKMGDMQPSTAPVFAVGGSRILPQTASGFQLQSSEIQNLDLEAGHFYSGTSQNANSREGGLYATYAGEEANSIDYAGGKWGITDNLSASLYGAKLEDIWNQYYANLNYTIPFTDSESLNLDGNIYNTEDTGDAKAGAISNTAFSLAAAFSFLQAHTITVAFQKINGDTPFDYIGVGDNNKGGDSIFLANSIQYSDFNAPNEKSAQVRYDLKMAEYGVPGLSFMTRYVKGWDIDGTNTPAGSSYEGFYGADGKHNETNFEAKYVVQSGPAKDLSFRIRQAWHFANADEGEGDVKEFRFIVDYPLSVL, from the coding sequence ATGCGCGTGATGAAGTGGAGCATGATCGCACTGGCAGTTGCAGCAGCAGCCAGTACCCAATTGGCTACGGCCGCCCCTTTCGTAAGTGACCAGGCTGAAGCCAAAGGTATTGTTGAAGACAGCACGCTGAACTTGCTGGTTCGCAACTACTACTTCAACCGTGATAACAAAGATTCCGGCAGCCGTGACCAGAAAGACTGGACCCAAGGCATCTGGGGCAACTTCAGCTCTGGCTACACCCAAGGCCTGATCGGTGTTGGCGTTGATGCATTCGGTTACCTGGCAATCAAGCTCGACGGCACCGACGAGAATGCAGGGTCGGGCAACCTGAGCCTCAACGACCAAGGCCAGAACAAAGACAGCCAGGGTAAAGCTGGCGGCGCTCTGAAGCTTCGCGTTTCCAAGACCGAGCTGAAAATGGGTGACATGCAGCCGAGCACCGCTCCGGTATTCGCTGTCGGCGGCTCCCGCATCCTTCCGCAAACTGCGAGCGGCTTCCAGCTGCAGAGCAGCGAAATCCAGAACCTTGACCTCGAAGCCGGTCATTTCTACTCGGGCACCAGCCAGAACGCCAACTCCCGTGAAGGCGGCTTGTATGCTACCTACGCTGGCGAGGAAGCCAACTCCATCGACTACGCTGGTGGCAAATGGGGCATCACCGACAACCTGAGTGCATCGCTGTACGGCGCCAAGCTGGAAGACATCTGGAACCAGTACTACGCCAACCTGAACTACACCATCCCGTTCACTGACAGTGAGTCGCTGAACCTGGACGGTAACATCTACAACACCGAAGATACCGGTGACGCTAAAGCCGGCGCTATCAGCAACACCGCGTTCTCCCTGGCCGCTGCTTTCTCGTTCCTGCAGGCACACACCATTACCGTGGCCTTCCAGAAAATCAACGGCGACACCCCGTTCGACTACATCGGCGTGGGTGACAACAACAAGGGTGGCGACTCGATCTTCCTCGCCAACTCCATCCAGTACTCTGACTTCAACGCACCAAACGAGAAGTCTGCCCAGGTTCGTTACGACCTAAAAATGGCTGAGTACGGCGTTCCAGGTCTGAGCTTCATGACCCGTTACGTGAAAGGTTGGGACATCGACGGTACCAACACTCCAGCAGGCAGTTCTTACGAAGGTTTCTACGGTGCAGATGGCAAGCACAACGAAACCAACTTTGAAGCCAAATACGTAGTTCAGTCTGGCCCAGCCAAGGACCTGTCCTTCCGTATCCGTCAGGCATGGCACTTCGCTAATGCCGACGAAGGCGAAGGCGACGTGAAAGAGTTCCGTTTCATCGTCGACTACCCGCTGTCGGTTTTGTAA
- a CDS encoding mechanosensitive ion channel family protein: MDLNAEVDNLVKASQAWIPMIMEYGSRVLLAVITLAIGWWLINKVTQKLGGLLALRNADLALQGFISSLANIILKVLLIVSVASMIGVETTSFVAAIGAAGLAIGLALQGSLANFAGGVLILLFRPFRIGDWIEAQGVAGTVDSIQIFHTVLRTGDNKTIIVPNGNLSNGIITNTNRQPTRKVVFDVGVDYEADLQKARQVLLELAKDPRVLTDPEPQAVISTLGDSSITVSLRVWVKTADYWDVMFMFNELSRDRLRDAGIDIPFPQRVIRVVQESAVQ; this comes from the coding sequence ATGGACTTAAATGCTGAAGTAGACAATCTGGTCAAGGCTTCCCAAGCCTGGATCCCGATGATCATGGAGTACGGCAGTCGCGTACTGTTGGCGGTGATCACCCTGGCTATCGGCTGGTGGCTGATCAACAAGGTCACGCAAAAGCTCGGCGGCCTGCTGGCGCTGCGTAATGCAGATCTGGCGCTGCAAGGGTTCATCAGCAGCCTGGCAAACATCATTCTCAAGGTTCTGCTGATTGTCAGCGTGGCGTCGATGATCGGTGTGGAAACCACCTCGTTTGTCGCGGCGATCGGTGCGGCAGGTCTGGCCATCGGTCTGGCCTTGCAGGGGAGCCTGGCAAACTTCGCCGGTGGCGTGCTGATTCTGTTGTTCCGTCCGTTCCGTATCGGTGACTGGATCGAGGCCCAGGGTGTTGCCGGGACCGTCGACAGTATTCAGATTTTTCACACTGTCCTGCGCACGGGCGACAACAAAACCATCATCGTACCCAACGGCAATCTGTCGAACGGCATCATCACCAACACCAACCGTCAGCCGACCCGCAAGGTTGTCTTCGATGTGGGTGTTGATTACGAAGCGGATCTGCAAAAGGCCCGTCAAGTATTGCTGGAGCTGGCCAAGGATCCACGCGTGTTGACCGATCCCGAGCCTCAGGCCGTGATTTCGACCCTGGGCGACAGTTCGATCACTGTTTCCCTGCGTGTGTGGGTCAAGACGGCTGATTACTGGGACGTGATGTTCATGTTCAATGAATTGTCCCGTGACCGCCTCCGGGATGCGGGTATCGATATTCCATTTCCACAGCGGGTTATTCGTGTGGTTCAGGAATCTGCGGTGCAGTGA
- a CDS encoding YajQ family cyclic di-GMP-binding protein: MPSFDVVSELDKHEVTNAVENAVKELDRRYDLKGKGSFEFKEKDLTVNLTAEADFQLEAMIEILKLALVKRKIDVQCLEVKDAFASGKLMKQEAVLKEGIDKELAKKIVAHVKDAKLKVQAAIQGEQVRITGKKRDDLQEAIAALRAKEFGMPLQFNNFRD; the protein is encoded by the coding sequence ATGCCGTCGTTCGACGTGGTATCCGAACTGGACAAACACGAAGTCACCAACGCGGTCGAGAACGCCGTCAAGGAACTCGATCGTCGCTATGACCTGAAAGGCAAGGGCAGCTTCGAGTTCAAGGAAAAAGACCTGACCGTCAATCTGACCGCTGAAGCGGATTTCCAGCTTGAAGCAATGATTGAGATCCTCAAGCTGGCGCTGGTCAAGCGCAAGATCGACGTGCAGTGCCTTGAGGTCAAGGATGCGTTTGCGTCGGGTAAATTGATGAAGCAGGAAGCCGTTCTCAAGGAAGGCATCGACAAAGAGCTGGCCAAGAAAATCGTTGCTCACGTCAAGGATGCCAAGCTCAAGGTCCAGGCCGCCATTCAGGGCGAACAGGTGCGCATTACCGGCAAAAAGCGTGACGACTTGCAGGAAGCCATTGCCGCGCTGCGAGCCAAGGAATTCGGCATGCCGCTGCAGTTCAACAACTTCCGCGACTGA
- a CDS encoding putative 2-dehydropantoate 2-reductase — MSTTWHVLGAGSLGTLWATRLARSGASVRLILRDTARLQAYEAAGGLTLVEHGETQRFAVPAETPESIEPISRLLVACKAYDAEAAVAKLAPRLAPGTEVILLQNGLGSQDAVAMQVPQARCIFASSTEGAFRDGDWRVVFAGHGFTWLGDTCHPVAPIWLEDLSTAGIPHEWNTEILTRLWRKLALNCAINPLTVLHDCRNGVLQDHHCEVATLCSELTELLERCGQPAAAENLLSEVERVIHATAANYSSMHQDVTSQRRTEISYLLGYACKVAERHQLTLPHLTQLQQRLITRLHSLGLPSD; from the coding sequence ATGTCCACCACCTGGCATGTTCTGGGCGCCGGTAGCCTCGGCACTTTATGGGCGACACGTCTGGCACGGTCCGGAGCGTCGGTCAGATTGATTCTGCGTGATACCGCGCGACTGCAGGCCTACGAGGCCGCTGGCGGACTGACGCTCGTGGAACACGGTGAAACACAACGCTTTGCCGTACCCGCCGAAACACCCGAAAGCATTGAACCGATCAGCCGACTGTTGGTGGCCTGCAAAGCCTACGACGCCGAAGCGGCGGTTGCCAAACTGGCGCCGCGCCTGGCGCCGGGTACCGAGGTGATCCTGTTGCAAAACGGTCTGGGCAGTCAGGACGCCGTAGCAATGCAGGTTCCACAGGCGCGCTGCATTTTTGCGTCGAGTACCGAGGGTGCCTTTCGCGATGGTGACTGGCGGGTGGTGTTTGCAGGGCACGGCTTCACCTGGCTCGGGGATACCTGCCACCCGGTCGCGCCGATCTGGCTGGAAGACTTGAGCACAGCCGGCATTCCCCATGAATGGAACACGGAAATTCTGACGAGGCTGTGGCGAAAACTCGCGCTCAACTGCGCGATCAATCCGCTGACGGTGCTGCACGATTGCCGCAATGGCGTCTTACAAGACCACCACTGCGAAGTCGCTACCCTGTGTAGCGAACTGACGGAGTTGCTTGAGCGTTGCGGACAGCCTGCCGCCGCCGAAAACCTGCTGTCGGAAGTCGAACGCGTGATTCACGCGACCGCTGCCAATTATTCCTCGATGCATCAGGATGTTACGAGCCAGCGTCGTACCGAGATCAGTTACCTGCTCGGTTACGCCTGCAAAGTCGCGGAACGTCATCAGCTGACACTGCCCCACCTCACTCAATTGCAACAACGCCTTATCACCCGTCTGCACAGCCTTGGATTGCCCAGCGACTGA
- a CDS encoding ATP-binding protein yields MPLRQRLENLPVGQKLLAALLVLLTTVLLVANLTFISAAYYISQESMAPQALQTIGRLISNPSLVSEALQSPQSAERLLNELNAYSPLRAAALYDGKGEQLAQLQHGEKLELPKRYRHIEAWQATEFRSNQVITLPRPGTAPGHLLLVASSELPVAFYTGTLTASLGILIFSVLLWLVIARQIKRLITRPIHQLEELSRQVTREENYALRASRGNHDEIGSLAEAFNTMLSRIEAREQQLKRARDDSQAAYDQAQGLAEETRHTNRKLELEVQVRSKIEKKLTGFQNYLNSIIDSMPSALIALDEQLYVTQWNQEASALSGTRLDEALNQPIFLAFEPLKPFLPQLKQTVEQHMVAKIERVTWVKDEEPRHYALTFYPLMGGAGRGVVIRIDDITQRLSLEEMMVQSEKMLSVGGLAAGMAHEINNPLGAILHNVQNIRRRLSPELPKNIEVAEQANIELATVNQYLQIREVPQLLDGIQQAGARAAKIVTHMLSFSRRSTRQMAPCDLPALIDQAVEIAGNDFDLAIGFDFKGQAIIRQFDPALGPVPGTANELEQVLLNLLKNAAQAIHQREDDSEPGRIILRTRLNPPWAEIQVEDNGIGMSESVRKRTFEPFFTTKEIGQGTGLGLSVSYFIITNNHKGQMEVQSTLGQGTCFTLRLPLASTPLVSQELNQLTR; encoded by the coding sequence ATGCCATTGCGCCAGCGTCTTGAAAACCTGCCTGTCGGCCAGAAACTTCTGGCCGCCCTGCTGGTGCTGTTGACCACCGTCCTGCTCGTGGCCAACCTGACATTTATCAGCGCCGCGTACTACATCTCGCAGGAAAGCATGGCGCCTCAAGCCTTGCAGACGATCGGCCGCCTGATCTCCAACCCCAGCCTGGTGTCCGAGGCACTCCAATCGCCGCAAAGCGCCGAGCGCCTGCTCAATGAGCTCAATGCCTATTCGCCGTTGCGCGCGGCTGCTCTCTATGACGGCAAGGGCGAGCAGCTCGCGCAATTGCAGCATGGCGAAAAGCTGGAACTGCCCAAACGCTACCGGCATATCGAAGCCTGGCAGGCTACCGAGTTTCGCAGCAATCAAGTCATCACCCTGCCCCGCCCGGGCACCGCTCCCGGGCATTTGCTGCTGGTCGCCAGCAGCGAACTGCCCGTCGCCTTCTATACAGGGACTCTGACCGCGAGCCTCGGCATCCTGATTTTCAGCGTGCTGCTGTGGCTGGTGATCGCTCGCCAGATCAAGCGCCTGATCACCCGACCGATCCATCAGCTCGAAGAGCTGTCCCGACAAGTGACCCGCGAAGAGAATTACGCGTTGCGCGCCTCGCGCGGCAACCACGATGAAATCGGCAGTCTCGCGGAAGCGTTCAACACCATGCTCTCGCGCATCGAAGCCCGGGAGCAGCAGCTCAAACGGGCGCGGGACGACTCACAGGCGGCCTACGACCAGGCCCAGGGTCTAGCCGAAGAAACCCGGCATACCAATCGCAAGCTGGAACTTGAAGTCCAGGTGCGCAGCAAGATCGAAAAGAAACTCACCGGCTTCCAGAATTACCTCAACAGCATCATCGACTCCATGCCGTCAGCGCTGATTGCACTCGACGAACAGCTTTACGTGACGCAATGGAATCAGGAGGCCAGCGCCCTGTCCGGCACGCGTCTGGACGAAGCCTTGAATCAGCCGATCTTCCTGGCTTTCGAGCCGCTCAAGCCGTTTTTGCCGCAGCTCAAGCAAACCGTTGAGCAACACATGGTGGCCAAGATCGAACGGGTTACCTGGGTCAAGGACGAGGAACCCCGGCACTACGCCCTGACATTCTATCCGCTCATGGGGGGCGCAGGGCGCGGCGTGGTGATCAGGATCGACGACATCACCCAGCGCCTGTCCCTGGAAGAAATGATGGTGCAGTCAGAGAAAATGCTCTCGGTCGGCGGTCTTGCCGCTGGCATGGCCCATGAGATCAATAACCCGTTGGGTGCGATCCTGCACAACGTGCAAAACATTCGACGACGCCTGTCGCCTGAACTGCCAAAAAACATCGAAGTGGCGGAACAGGCCAACATCGAACTGGCGACGGTGAACCAGTATCTGCAAATCCGCGAAGTGCCGCAGTTACTCGACGGCATCCAGCAGGCCGGCGCCAGGGCAGCAAAAATCGTTACCCACATGCTCAGTTTCAGCCGCCGCAGCACCCGACAAATGGCCCCGTGCGATTTACCTGCACTGATTGATCAAGCCGTGGAAATTGCCGGCAACGATTTCGATCTGGCCATCGGTTTCGACTTCAAGGGCCAGGCAATCATCCGCCAGTTCGACCCGGCGCTGGGGCCGGTGCCGGGCACTGCGAACGAACTGGAGCAAGTTTTGCTCAATCTGCTGAAAAACGCCGCGCAAGCCATTCACCAGCGCGAAGACGACAGCGAACCGGGGCGGATCATTCTGCGCACCCGACTCAATCCGCCGTGGGCGGAAATCCAGGTCGAGGACAACGGCATCGGCATGAGCGAAAGCGTGCGCAAACGCACGTTCGAACCGTTTTTCACTACCAAGGAAATCGGCCAGGGCACAGGCCTTGGCCTGTCAGTGTCGTATTTCATCATCACCAACAACCACAAGGGTCAGATGGAAGTGCAATCAACCCTGGGCCAAGGCACCTGTTTCACCTTGCGCCTGCCATTGGCAAGCACCCCGCTTGTTTCTCAAGAACTCAATCAGCTAACGAGGTAA
- a CDS encoding cob(I)yrinic acid a,c-diamide adenosyltransferase: MGFRLSKIYTRTGDKGETGLGDGRRVPKDHPRIEAIGEVDTLNSQVGVLLAGLAAETGTCPGLHEVIEVLAPCQHRLFDLGGELAMPVYQALNAAEIERLEAAIDVWNEELGPLENFILPGGSALIAQAHVCRSLARSAERRCQQLNAIEPLAGVGLAYINRLSDLLFVVARVIAKRQGIAEILWQAAAKPGV; the protein is encoded by the coding sequence ATGGGTTTTCGCCTGTCGAAGATTTACACCCGCACCGGTGACAAAGGTGAAACCGGTTTGGGCGACGGCCGTCGCGTGCCCAAGGATCACCCGCGAATCGAGGCGATTGGTGAGGTCGACACACTCAACAGTCAGGTCGGCGTGCTGTTGGCCGGATTGGCGGCAGAAACAGGCACATGTCCAGGCTTGCACGAAGTGATCGAGGTGTTGGCACCTTGTCAGCACCGCTTGTTCGATCTGGGTGGCGAGCTGGCGATGCCGGTTTATCAAGCGCTGAACGCAGCGGAAATCGAGCGTCTGGAAGCGGCGATCGATGTATGGAACGAAGAGCTGGGGCCGCTTGAGAATTTCATCTTGCCGGGAGGCTCGGCGCTGATTGCCCAGGCCCATGTCTGCCGCAGCCTTGCCCGCAGTGCCGAGCGAAGATGCCAGCAATTGAATGCGATCGAGCCGTTGGCCGGGGTTGGCCTTGCGTACATCAATCGGTTGTCGGATTTGTTGTTTGTCGTGGCGCGAGTGATTGCCAAGCGCCAAGGGATTGCCGAGATTCTTTGGCAGGCCGCGGCAAAACCGGGGGTTTAG